A stretch of DNA from Methylosinus sp. LW4:
GAATCGGAGGCCATTGGACCGCGAGTGTGGCGTCGCCGCCGTCGACATGAGAGACCTCCTGAGCGACGCCGAGGCGATGTCTCAGTGGTCCGAGTGTCCGCGCCCATGGTTAACGGCGAGTTAACGCACGAACGGCCGCCGGCGCGCGACGCGACCGGCGGCCGAGAGACGATTGAAGATCGCTTTAGGAGAGCGCCGCGTCAGCGCGCGCCGTGCTTCATGGCGCGATGCGGAATGTCGCTATAGGGCGCTATGCCATGGCCGCCGATCGAGGAGCGGCCCTGGCTGGAGGAGGAGGAGCGGCCCTGGATCGCCGAGCGCCCCTGCTGGCCGCTCTGGCCGGCGACGCGGGCCTTACCGGAGGCATATTTGCCGGCGGCGGCGCCATATTTGGAATTTTTCGACCAGCTTCCGCCGGAGGCGGCGGAGCGGCCCTTCGTCGCCTTGGAGGAGGCGCGCGCGCCCGAATAGTCCTGGTAACGAGCCTTGGCGATATCTGAGGCCGCGCCGGCGGCGAGCGCCGGAGCCGCCGAGGGCAACGCCAACGCCGGAGCCGTCATCGCCGGTAGAGAGATGGCCAGCAATCCGAGCGCGACCGCGCCCATCGTCAGATTCGTGAGGTTCATTTGCACACTCCCGTATCGCGAGCTCTGCTCCAGAGACCGCGGCGGCCCCCCAGGGCGTCACAACGTGCGGGACGCGGGTCGGTTCCCTCGGTCTCTCGGCACGCTCCGCCGCGCTGGAGCCCGCCCGAAGGGGCGGCGGAGCGCAAGATTGCAAGTGGAGGCGACGCTACCTATAGTCCGCGCCAATTCCGGCCGCGATCGTCAGGAAAGAGCCGGAGCCCCGCAAAGCCCAAGGGAAGCCCCAAATCATGCTGGAAGGCCTGCGCATCGCCTCGCAACATCGGATCGGCCGCATCATCCTCGGGCTCGTCATGGGCTTTATCGCGCTGAGCTTCGCGGTGTGGGGCATTGGCGACGTGTTCCGCGGCTTCACCTCCACGCGCCTCGCCAAGGTCGGCTCGGGCGAGATTTCGGTCGAGGCCTATCGCAGCGCCTATCAGAACGAGCTGCGCCGCCTGCAGCAGCGCGCCCGCCGCGCCATCACCAATGAGGAGGCCCGCCGCTTCGGCCTCGATCAGCAGGTGCTGCAGCGCATGATCACCGACCTCTCCCTCGACCAGAAGACGAAGGCCCTCGGCCTCGCCATCTCTGAGGACGAGACCTTGCGCCTCACCCGCGACGAGAATGTCTTCAAGGGTCCGACCGGCAAATTCGACTCCGACCGCTTCAAGCAGCTCATTCGCGACGCCGGCTACACGGAGCGCAGCTTCCTCCTCGAGCAGAAGGGCAGCTATCTGCGCAAGGCGCTGACCGATTCCATCGTGACGGGCCTGGAGCCGCCGCGCCTCGTGCTGGAGACGCTGCATCGCTTCCGCAACGAGATCCGCGAGGTCGACTATTTCCTGCTCCCCGCCTCCGCCGTCGGCGAGGTCGCCAAGCCGAGCGAGGAGGAGCTGAAGAAATATTTCGCCGATCGCGAGCAGAGCTTCCGCGCCCGCGAATATCGCAAGCTCGCGCTCCTCACCGTGACGCCGGCCTCGCTCGCCGAGCCGCAGAAGGTCGCCGAGGCCGATGTCCGCAAGCTCTATGACGAGGTGAAGGCCAAGCGCTACGGCACGGCCGAGAAACGCCATTTGCGCCAGATTCTCTTCGCCTCCAAGGAGGAAGCCGAGAAGGCGCTGGAGCGGCTGAAGGGCGGCCTCTCCTTCGACGCGCTGGCCGGCGAGCGCAAGCTCTCGCAAAAGGACATAGACCTCGGCCTGCTCGAGGCGCACGACCTCGGCGACAAGCA
This window harbors:
- a CDS encoding SurA N-terminal domain-containing protein, whose protein sequence is MLEGLRIASQHRIGRIILGLVMGFIALSFAVWGIGDVFRGFTSTRLAKVGSGEISVEAYRSAYQNELRRLQQRARRAITNEEARRFGLDQQVLQRMITDLSLDQKTKALGLAISEDETLRLTRDENVFKGPTGKFDSDRFKQLIRDAGYTERSFLLEQKGSYLRKALTDSIVTGLEPPRLVLETLHRFRNEIREVDYFLLPASAVGEVAKPSEEELKKYFADREQSFRAREYRKLALLTVTPASLAEPQKVAEADVRKLYDEVKAKRYGTAEKRHLRQILFASKEEAEKALERLKGGLSFDALAGERKLSQKDIDLGLLEAHDLGDKQIADKVFASREPGFVGPIQTAFGAAILQVEKIIPSVFTRGYEEAADELRREIAQERSAPSVRKLHDAIEDQRTGGKTLAEAAKAAGLEVATIEAVDSTGLDPAGKNVPALFGSEDLLKAVFASDVGVDNDTVPTRDGGYVWFEIAKVEPARQRSFDEVKEAVETALRGEKQQKALTERAEALTAELRGGKAIEDVAKGAGAEVRHVSDVKRAPHPELSTAAIVAIFDAPPKGAGSAAVDGGRLVFEVKGASTPAYDPASIEAKAAIDQLRPAFTNDILEQYIGALEKVFNVSINERALQAATGGAEQNQ